The region gcacgcacgcacgcacgcacgcacgcacgcacgcacacacacacacacacacaacacacacacacaccacacacacacacacagcattttcAGATGCATCAACTCTTATCCAACATGTTTCTTCATCTCTGATTGAATCCCTGAGTTTTATATGCTGATTTGCTGTTGCTTGTTGGTAGTGGCTAGTAATGGTTGATAATGGTTGGTAATGGTTGGTAGTGGCTAGCAATGGGTGGTAGTGGCTGTAGTGGTTGGTAGTGGCTGTAGTGGTTGGTAATGGCTGGTAATGGTTGGTAATGGTTGATAATGGTTGGTAGTGGTTGGTAGTGGCTAGTAATGGTTGATAATGGTTGGTAATGGTTGGTAGTGGCTAGTAATGGTTGATAATGGTTGGTAGTGGTTGGTAGTGGCTAGTAATGGGTGGTAGTGGCTGTAGTGGTTGGTAATGGCTGGTAATGGTTGGTAATGGTTGATAATGGTTGGTAGTGGTTGGTAGTGGCTAGTAATGGTTGATAATGGTTGGTAGTGGTTGGTAATGGTTGGTAGTGGCTGGTAGTGGTTGATAATGGTTGATAGTGGCTAGTAAtgggtggtagtggctggtAATGGTTGGTAATGGTTGGTAGTGGCTAGTAATGGGTGGTAGTGGCTGTAGTGGTTGGTAGTGGCTGGTAATGGTTGATAATGGTTGCTAATGGTTGGTAGTGGCTAGTAATGGGTGGTAGTGGCTGTAGTGGTTGGTAATGGTTGGTAGTGGCTGTAGTGGTTGGTAATGGTTGATAATGGTTGGTAGTGGCTAGTAATGGGTGGTAGTGGCTGTAGTGGTTGGTAATGGTTGGTAGTGGCTAGTAATGGTGGTAGTGGCTGTAGTGGTTGGTAATGGTTGGTAGTGGCTAGTAATGGGTGGTAGTGGCTGTAGTGGTTGGTAATGGTTGGTAGTGGCTGGTAGTAGTTGATAGGGGGTTTAGTTGTTGGTGGTCATTTCCATCATTAAAGGGGTGTGGCCTAAATGTGCCGTTGGCTGTGGTCCACTGTAAAACCTCCTGGGGGGGCGTCCCAGGACAGCAGTACAGGTGTCAGACACGTTCAGGGTGTCCTGTCCCCTGGGTGGACCTGTCCCCTGGGTGGACCTGTCCCCTTGGTGGACCTGTCCCCTGGGTGGACCTGTCTCCTGGGTGGACCTGTCCCCTTGGTGGACCTGTCTCCTGGTGGACCTGTCTCCTGGGTGGACCTGTCCCCTGGATGGACCTGTCCCCTTGGTGGACCTGTCTCCTGGGTGGACCTGTCTCCTGGGTGGACCTGTCCCCTTGGTGGACCTGTCCCCTGGGTGGacctgtctccatggtgacccTAAGCCATTTCCTCATGTAGCTTCTCTGCAGGGAAGCAGGCAGCGGTCAGACAGTGGATCCATTTCAGGCTGTAGGGAAGAGTTTCTGGTCAGGACGCCAGCAGAGCTTTCCCATCAACATCAGTGCTCTCGTTACCGTTGCCAGATTACCGTCGTATCCAGGAGAAACTGTCGCTGTGCAAGCCTCCATCATCTCCTGAGGACATCTACCAGCTGAACGGCCTCCTGAGGAACGCCTTCACCCTGATGGCCATGTTGGATTATCCGTACAGCACTCACTTCATGGGCAACATGCCTGCTAACCCCGTCAAGGTACGGAGACGGTCCACAGTCCGGCTGACAGACGGGACCACAGAGGACGGTTGAACGTGTGGGGGACTACAAACAAACTCAAATTTGGTCCTAATTATGCAGAAATAGATAGAATTGTAATAAAAACACCACTAGACTGACAGTGAATCCGGGCCGGCTCATGGTACAGGTGTGACCCGTCTTCTCCAGGTGGCCTGTGAGACCATGCTGAGAGCTTCTGGGCTCCTCGAGAACCTGAGAGACACTGCGGGTAAGTCTGTCCTCCCAGCTTGGCTCCAGAAACCTTGCTAACACATGCTAGCTGCCTAAGCCGAGCTGGACCTGGTTCTGCCCCGCAGGGATCGTCTATAACTCCACCGGGGCGCTGGGCTGCTTTGACCTATACAGCCTGTACGTGCAGTGTGCTGATCCCACTGGCTGTGGCCTGGGTTCCAACAGCCTGGCCTGGGACTACCAGGTGAGTGTATGgcgtcaccatagcaacagagcCGCCTGATGGATCAGCCCTTCCAGATGTGCTCTGCGCTGCTTCCAGGCCTGCACGGAGATTAACCTGTGCTACGACAGCAACAACGAGACGGACATGTTTCCTCCCATGACCTTCGGGGAGACGGAGCGCAACATCTACTGCTCCAAACGCTGGGCCGTGCTCCCCCGACCACGCTGGCTCCAAACCCAGTTCTGGGGCGACGGTGAGCAGCAAACGCCACGAAGAGCTCAcagctggaacagcagcagctagccGTTAGCATCAGGCTAGCTGCAGGCCGACAGAAACGGCCGATCCTcgctcacttccctcctccctctctggctCGTCCTTCTCATCCTGGTGTCTCTCTCCCGTTCTTCTCGTCTGTCCACGTGTTCAGCTCTCTCGGCTGCCAGCAACATCATCTTCTCCAACGGTGATCTGGACCCGTGGGCCAACGGAGGGGTGAGACCACATCATAGGAGACCGCCTGTTATTAACGCGTCCGCCTGAGCTCCACCTTTATCTCGCAGGTGCGCAAGTCGCTGAGCTCGTCCTTGATAGCTGTCAACAttcctggaggagctcatcATCTGGACCTGAGGTAGACACGCGTCCATTCCGAGGACCTAAAGGTTCCTGTTGCAGGTGATAAACAAACAGACCCttccttgtttgtttgttctcagGGGGTCAAATGATGCTGATCCAGAGTCGGTGATCAAAGCCAGGAAGACTGAAGCAGACCTCATCGCTCAGTGGGTGAAGATGGAGAGGACCAGATTAAGAACCCCCAAACAGTAGCTCCCCTCAGAATAAAATTCAGAGGAATCCAAAAGTTATTCCAGTTTGTCCTTGTTTCAGTTTATCTGCAGGCTGTACGGTTCtttccagcaccagcagccactCTGCTGCCTTCGCTCTGGGTTCCATCTCAAACAAACGCACCGCTCGGACCACAGGAAGGTCCCACTGCTTTCTTCTCAATAACTGACTCTTGTTTCACtcaaatctttattttacaaaagtACAATCAGCCCAGTTCTATCACATCACGCGTGAACCCCAGTTCTGCTGAGATCATCTCAGCCTTGAATGTAACTGGTCCGTGTAGATAAAACCAGTTTAGAAACCACCAGGAAACCACTGGAATCAGCCTGGAAACAGAACCTGGAATCACCCTGGAAACAACCTGGAAACCAACAAAACAAGTGGAGGGAAAAATAACTTTTGGTCTTTTAGACGAACCAAACAGGACTGAGTCCAGTTCACAGTTGCCTGGGAAACCTGCAGCCAGGTTAGCAAAGACAACATGATGGGTCTGGAAGCTGGTCAGGATCAAAGATTGAAGGCACAGGGGACCACAGGGGACCACAGCCCCATGCCTTCCTCAGCATTTGTCCAGCACGTGTACGCTGAACGCGCTGTCAGGGCTCACGTGCACTGTCCCAACTCAAGGAATGACCAGGGGAGCCATGAAATACACCTGGAAAAGCACCCTGACAGGAAGCTGAGCAGAACTTTCTTCAGTGTTAAAGGCAACAATTGCGGGTGTGAGGCTGCAGTTTGTGTCGTGAAGGTCATGAAATAAAACCATCCGATGCTCTTCTCAAAGGCAGAGCCGTGCACATTAGCTAAAACGTTCATATCCTGAAAAAGAGCATCACCTGTCTTTAGAAAATACATCTGAGGTTGGCACAGTGGTGCTGGTCCACCTGGACCTGAGGCTCAGCAGGTAGGCTGGCAGGGTTTAAGACCTTTCATGGTCTCCTTTGGTTCCACTGACAGATTAATAGTGATCAGCTGATGCTGGTGACCAACTCCAGATCCTCATGAGGCCCAGCTCAAGAGGACGGGCCAACACAGAACCAGCAGCTGGGGCTACGGTCCATAAACTGGTAGTGGGCAGCCCAGCAGTGATCTGTTCACAGCTCCGATCTGGACCAGCGCCACAGTCTAATCAGGGGTCCCTTCAGCAGGTCTCCAGTCCAGCCAGAGAAGCTGAGATGCTTGACTCTGCTCTCTGGACAGCGTCACTCAGCAGAGGTCCAAATAGGCAGGGGGTGAGCTTCAGTGTTGAAGACATATCTGTCCAGGCTGATCAGGTTGGGATCCTCGGAGAAGAGCAGGTACAGATATTTTAGCGTCTCTCCCAGGAAGAAGCTCTCCATTTTGTCTCGTGGACTTGGAAATTCTGGATCACGCACATTATTGATGGAAGTGTAGCCACCAGACGGAACCTGAGGGGAGACAAGTCCACGTTAAACCAGACCTCAGGACAGACAACAGAGTGGGGAcaccagcaggtggtgctggagctggGCCTGGGCCCGGACCTGGGGCTGGGCCCGGACCTGGGCCTGGGCCCGGGCCCGGACCTGGGCCTGGGCCCGGGCCCGgacctggggctggggctggagctggagctggagctggtgctggggctggagctggtgctggggctggtgttggggccggggctggtgttggggttggggttggggttggggctggggctggggctgggcccgggggctggggctggggctggggctggggcggggctggagctggggctggggatggggctggggctggggctgggactgggactgggactgggactggggctggggctggggctggggctggggctggtgttggggctggggctggtgttggggctggtgttggggctgggactgggactgggactgggactggggctggggctggagctggggctggtgttggggctggggctggggctggagctggggctggagctggggctggtgttggggctggggctggggctggtgttggggctggggctggggctggggctggtgttggggtggggctggggctggggctggggctggggtggggctggagctggggctggggctggagctggtgctgggactggggctggggctggtgttggggctggggctggggctggagctggggctggagctggggtggtgttggggctggggctggggctggtgttggggctggggctggggctggggctggtgttggagctggggctggggctggggctggtgctggagctggggctggggctggagctggtgctgggactggggctggggctggagctggggctggagctggggctggggctggggctggagctggagctggggctggggctggtgttggggccGGGGCTGGTGTTGGAGccggggctggggctggggctgggactggggctggggctggggctggggctggagctggggctggggctggagctggggctggtgctggggcaggggcaggggctggagctggtgttggggctggagctggagctggtgttggggctggagctggtgttggGGCAGGGgttggggctggagctggagctggtgctggggctggagctggtgctggggctggtgttggggccggggctggtgttggggttggggttggggttggggtggggctggggctggggccggggctggggctggggctggggctggggccggggctggagctggggctggggctggggctgggactggggctgggactgggactgggactgggactggggctggggctggtgttggggccggggctggtgttggggctggggctggtgttggggctggtgttggggctgggactgggactgggactggggctggggctggagctggggctggtgttggggctggggctggagctggggctggagctggggctggtgttggggctggggctggggctggtgttggggctggggctggggctggggatggtgttggagctggggctggggctggggctggtgctggagctggggctggggctggagctggtgctgggactggggctgggggctggtgttggggctggggatggggctggagctggggctggagctggggctggtgttggggctggggctggggctggtgttggggctggggctggggctggggggcTGGTgttggagctggggctggggctggggctggtgctggagctggggctggggctggagctggtgctgggactggggctggggctggagctggggctggagctggggtggggctggggctggggctggagctggggatggggctggggctggggctggtgttggggccGGGGCTGGTGTTGGAgcggggctggggctggggctggctggggctggggctggggctggggctggagctggggctggtgctggggcaggggctggagctggtgttggggctggagctggagctggtgttggggctggagctggtgttggggcaggggctggtgctggggcaggggctggtgctggggcaggggctggtgctggggcaggggctggagctggtgttggggcaggggctggtgctggggcaggggctggagctggtgttggggctggggctggagctggggtggggctggagctggtgttggggcaggggctggtgttggggcaggggctggtgttggggctggagctggtgttggggcaggggctggtgttggtgttggggctggagctggtgttggggctggagctggagctggagctggagctggggctggagctggagctggggctggggcaggggctggagctggagctggagctggggctggggctggggctggggctggggctggctggagctggggctggggctggggctggggctggggtggtgttggggctggggctggggcaggggctggggctggggctggggctggggcaggggctggggcaggggctggggctggtgttggggctggggctggggctggggctggggtggggctggagctggggctggagctggggctggagctggagtggggctggagctggagctggggctggggcagGGCAGGTGCTGGGTGTCTGACTGAAACACCTGATTCAACCCTGGACAGAGACTGTGGTCAGTGTTCAGCCCCCCTTTACTGACCTTGGCGTACTTGTTAAAGTTCTGGAGAATCTGGAAGCCCCAGTCCTGGTACACGGGGTCCTTGGTCAACCTGTACAGGTAAAAGAGACTCTCCACCGTCTCCGGCCGCAGGAGGTTGTGTCTGTCTGCAAGCTACACGtgaaaggaagagcagaggacagaagagagggaagTGAGCTCTGTGGGCCGTGGACAtggtccagcagcaggacagaggtggaCACGCTCCCTGGGGCATCAGCTCTGTCCTACCTTTACATCcatgtctctgctgctgccctcaTACATGTTGAAGTGGACAATCTCTGGACTGAGACCAGTCTCCATCTGGACATACATCTGGTAGCAGGTCTTCATCAGCTCTTTGGCCAGATCCATGTGGTCAGCTGGAAGGCCGTTGTGAGCACCGAGGGCCAGAACACCCGGCAGAAAACACACCAGATGGTCCTAAACAAATGGATGGATTCACCAGGTCAGCCGTGGTGGCCAGGACAGGGACAGACCACAAGTCCCAAACACACCATCGGAACAGGCTCTGGACAGACCAGGTCCAACAGAAGCCGGTCCTCATCATACCCACACTCACCATCTTAGGGCTGAACTGTCCATGGGAGAGCTCCCCAACGAAGGTGAGGCCAGCGGGGGAAGACCTCTGCAGCAGGTTCTTCTTCACACCCTCGATGGCCTGCAGATAGTCCTCCAGGAGCCTTCAGAGTCCAGGGTGGAGAGGTGGGGCGAGGAcgaggacacagaggaggagacgcGGAATTAGAGCTCGTcattgatggatgggtggagggaggagagagggagagagggagggatggtggggggggtgatggagggatgggtgggtggagggaggagggaggaagggtggagACGTGTGGAGAGAGCCcgaggacacagaggaggagacacagaATTAGAGCTCATcattgatggatgggtggagggaggagagagggagagggaggaggagggagggatggtggggggggtgatggagggatggatggtggatggagagatggagggagggagggatggagagagggaggagggagggtggagacgTGTGGAGAGAGCACGAGGACACTGAGGAGGAGACGCGGAATTAGAGCTCATCATTGAtggatgggaggagggagggagggatggtgggggggaggagggagggaggagggagggaggagggagggatgatggatggtggatggagagatggatggtggatggatggagggagggtgggaggaaggGTTGAGGGATGGCTCCACCTCCTGCCTCACGTGAGGCTCCACCTCCTGCCTCACAGGAGGCCCCGCCTCCTGCCCCCAGCATCGAGCCTCCTGCCCCCCAACATCAAGCCTCCTGCCCCCAGCATCGAGCCTCCTGTCCCCCAACATCGAGCCTCCTGCCCCCCAGCATCGAGCCTCCTGCCCCCAGCATCGAGCCTCCTGCCCCCAGCATCAAGCCTCCTGCCCCCCAACATCGAGCCTCCTGCCCCCAGCATCAAGCCTCCTGCCCCCCAACATCGAGCCTCCTGCCCCCCAGCATCAAGCCTCCTGCCCCCAGCATCGAGCCTCCTGTCCCCCAGCATCGAGCCTCCTGCCCCCAGCATCAAGCCTCCTGCCCCCAGCATCGAGCCTCCTGCCCCCAGCATCGAGCCTCCTGCCCCCCAGCATCGAGCCTCCTGATCAGTCCAACCTACTGGTCCTCCTTGCGGCCCCCCTGGATCCACTGCTTGAGCAGGTACTCGTAGTAGCTGTCTGCTCGGGCCCCCAGCGTGTAGACGCCCTGGTGAGTGAACTGCCCACTGTTGGTGTTGATGAACATGGGCACCAGACCGTCCAGCTTCCCCTCCAGCACGTGGACCCGCTCCATGACCTGGGCCACCGCGGCCTGAAACAcaagagtcacatgaccaagtCCTGGGAGCGACGCCATggcccagtggggggggggggtgatggagggatggatggtggatggagagatggagggagggagggatggagagagggaggagggagggtggagacgTGTGGAGAGAGCAcgaggacacagaggaggagacgcGGAATTAGAGCTCATCATTGAtggatgggaggagggagggagggatggtgggggggaggagggagggaggagggagggaggagggagggatgatggatggtggatggagagatggatggtggatggatggagggagggtgggaggaaggGTTGAGGGATGGCTCCACCTCCTGCCTCACGTGAGGCTCCACCTCCTGCCTCACAGGAGGCCCCGCCTCCTGCCCCCCAGCATCGAGCCTCCTGCCCCCAACATCAAGCCTCTGCCCCCAGCATCGAGCCTCCTGTCCCCCAACATCGAGCCTCCTGCCCCCCAGCA is a window of Takifugu flavidus isolate HTHZ2018 chromosome 5, ASM371156v2, whole genome shotgun sequence DNA encoding:
- the dpp7 gene encoding dipeptidyl peptidase 2 isoform X2, which gives rise to MNKMCWFWILSLTVLCAGGSHGLSRLFLQPGEREELRRTSPFTEKYFPQTLDHFNFNSQGNRTFNQRYLITDRYWLKGHGPLFFYTGNEGDIWDFALNSGFITELAAQQGALVVFAEHRYYGKSLPFGLQSFNVPEVGLLTVEQALADYALLISALRGQLAATRCPVIVFGGSYGGMLSVYMRLRYPNMVAGALAASAPILSTAGLGDPSQFFRDVTADYERLAPRCKDAVRGAFHQLKELAENQDYRRIQEKLSLCKPPSSPEDIYQLNGLLRNAFTLMAMLDYPYSTHFMGNMPANPVKVACETMLRASGLLENLRDTAGIVYNSTGALGCFDLYSLYVQCADPTGCGLGSNSLAWDYQACTEINLCYDSNNETDMFPPMTFGETERNIYCSKRWAVLPRPRWLQTQFWGDALSAASNIIFSNGDLDPWANGGVRKSLSSSLIAVNIPGGAHHLDLRGSNDADPESVIKARKTEADLIAQWVKMERTRLRTPKQ